In Bactrocera oleae isolate idBacOlea1 chromosome 5, idBacOlea1, whole genome shotgun sequence, a genomic segment contains:
- the LOC106614686 gene encoding uncharacterized protein C9orf85 homolog produces the protein MSTQRGNATRTRSQKHKNRTVFKNDLHDKTNLQKKINSLHVSEVCQHCKDVIEWKIKYKKYKPLTQPKKCSRCEQKNITKAYHVLCRHCALDAHVCAKCLKSEEQVVIEPPQPTTEEEVKLKVEMDRLIKSLPERKRRAFIRYMDKGKKQEDMVKVVSGEGIESDTQFTKELDDTIHFPHTREELLQKIEFLKLNNEDEYIISNADADSDDESPI, from the coding sequence ATGAGCACTCAGCGTGGTAATGCAACAAGGACACGATCTCAGAAGCATAAAAATCGAACAGTTTTCAAAAACGACCTACACGATAAAACAAATctccaaaagaaaataaattctttACACGTCTCCGAGGTTTGTCAACATTGCAAGGATGTCATAGAATGGAAAATtaagtataaaaagtataaaccTCTTACTCAACCGAAAAAGTGTAGTCGTTGTGAGCAGAAGAATATTACCAAGGCGTACCATGTGCTTTGTCGACACTGTGCTCTAGATGCACATGTATGCGCTAAATGTCTGAAGAGTGAAGAGCAAGTTGTTATAGAACCGCCACAACCAACAACGGAAGAAGAAGTCAAATTGAAAGTGGAAATGGATCGACTTATAAAATCTCTACCTGAACGAAAACGAAGAGCTTTCATTCGGTACATGGATAAGGGTAAAAAACAAGAAGATATGGTGAAGGTTGTTTCTGGTGAAGGAATTGAAAGTGACACACAGTTTACGAAAGAATTGGATGATACAATACATTTTCCACATACTAGAGAAGAACTACTTCAAAAAATTGAGTTTCTCAAGTTAAATAATGAAGACGAGTATATAATTTCCAATGCGGATGCTGATAGCGATGATGAAAGTCCTATatag
- the LOC106614685 gene encoding 3'-5' RNA helicase YTHDC2, producing MTEDENIAKQMMATRSRNREKNLHKEVNLPEGDRLQLQQRISEFIAGTDVELIIPGLSNAQRKYVHKYIARLGLLSRSYGSKNNRVLHITHRKRLKSSGCLRKFELSSASRSVLEKLHLYDAPSSERSHLERRQRLQKKNRIRSEALLGGLGPRLVPPHPNRISNELYRDKKELPIYFYQDEINKILKQSPILIISGETGSGKTTQVPQYILNDSTRRNRSCRIVVTQPRRVAAVSVAHRVAEERGEQIGNTVGYQIRLESRVQKNTNLIYTTSGCLLRSIMTDTNDFFRKISHLVIDEIHERDKYTDFILITIKDQLRKNKDLKVILMSATMDINLLSKYFENCPVVNVPGQGYNVKIFHLEDILYRTGYRTALMEKYLRSMNEIDAPKCKEIYTNTDKDECKSNGMQSNINDTHLQLSLDALIDQCFAENYRCEEELFALFDQIQYFIESEGMPVDMVHSRTGTTALMAASKCNLPKYLKLFLHHKANVHLVNVEGLTSLDYANMHSDKICMKILQSLDIVHKDQKILNQELNEKQRILYAYQKQFNDENEVDHDLILSLIEGLYRSPHPGAIMVFLPGYNDIVQQRDLIQSTLPVNTFRICILHGQMDSNDQIEALQRHLVRKIILSTNIGQTSITIPDLAYIIDSGKVKMKTHDSITESSQLQSVWISKADANQRSGRAGRTQNGVCYRLFSTATYDYMPMFSVPEFMRIPLTEICLYAKTLDRQSDVQSYLARSLNPPSNVSVQNAIRKLQILEVFDGDENVTELGRHLVEIPLDVQLGKCLMYGIFLKCFDSILTIVAYHSVKDPFILPTDRAAQGHASFQRKSFAGKTFSDQLGILLLYKSYCSVRNNKKRVRDFCSKYFLSHSAMETFCATRRQIADLSAQKFHIGQETSLFNDDWNIVRCCLVAGFYPNVAVIDREHKTLMSGAEKRLLLQRTSALNPPGMKNFKEFIDQLPYDWVVFYEKTRVGKTCSINMNTVVSPIVIILHCGKDCLLDEDISDNSEVSDNEELLLESTEVGSETKINELLNKSVKALSLSEPTAVNNQSAIMSLDHWIKFELPTKDAKMLLQLRVLIKSQFEAFLRNGHCMQTSTSVYCIQKLLHSLDNIFPT from the exons atgacTGAAGATGAAAATATTGCAAAGCAAATGATGGCGACCAGATCCCGCAATAGAGAAAAAAACCTACACAAAGAAGTAAATTTACCTGAAGGCGACCGGTTACAATTGCAACAGCGCATATCAGAATTCATAGCCGGTACAGATGTTGAGTTGATCATTCCAGGGTTATCCAATGCCCAAAGGAAATatgttcataaatatattgctcGGCTTGGACTATTGTCGCGAAGCTATGGTTCGAAAAATAACCGTGTATTACATATTACACACCGTAAACGTCTTAAATCATCAGGATGTTTACGTAAATTTGAATTGTCGTCTGCTAGTCGATCGGTATTGGAGAAATTACATTTGTATGACGCCCCTTCAAGTGAGAGAAGCCACCTTGAACGTCGGCAACGTCTACAAAAAAAGAACCGAATTCGTAGCGAGGCATTATTAGGTGGATTGGGACCTCGTCTTGTGCCACCACATCCAAATCGCATATCTAACGAACTTTATCGAGATAAAAAGGAActtccaatttatttttatcaagatgaaataaataaaattttgaaacaaagtCCC ATTTTAATAATTAGTGGAGAAACTGGTTCGGGGAAAACCACACAAGTGccacaatatattttaaacgatAGTACGCGTAGAAATCGGTCATGTAGAATAGTTGTTACACAACCGAGACGAGTAGCAGCGGTTTCTGTCGCCCATAGAGTGGCAGAAGAAAGAGGTGAACAAATCGGAAATACTGTTGGTTATCAAATACGTTTGGAAA gtCGTGTTcagaaaaatacaaatttaatctACACAACAAGTGGTTGTCTCCTACGTTCTATAATGACTGATACGAACGATTTCTTTCGAAAAATATCTCATTTAGTAATAGATGAAATTCACGAACGAGATAAGTACACAGATTTTATACTTATAACCATTAAAGACCAACTACGGAAAAATAAAGATCTTAAAGTTATTCTTATGTCAGCTACAATGGATATAAATTTACTGTCAAAATACTTCGAAAATTGTCCAGTGGTAAATGTACCCGGTCAGGGctataatgtaaaaatattccACCTTGAAGACATTCTTTATAGAACGGGCTACCGAACCGCtttaatggaaaaatatttacgcTCAATGAACGAAATTGACGCACCAAAGTGTAAAGAAATATATACGAACACTGACAAAGATGAGTGTAAATCAAATGGGATGCAATCAAATATAAATGATACACATTTACAACTCAGTCTAGATGCCCTTATTGATCAGTGTTTTGCTGAAAACTACCGATGCGAAGAGGAATTGTTCGCTTTGTTTGATCAAATTCAGTATTTTATTGAAAGTGAAGGTATGCCAGTAGATATGGTGCATTCACGAACAG GCACAACCGCACTTATGGCGGCTAGTAAATGTAATttgccaaaatatttgaaactattTCTGCATCATAAAGCCAATGTCCATCTAGTTAATGTTGAAGGCTTAACTTCTCTCGATTACGCGAACATGCATTCGgataaaatttgtatgaaaatattgcaaaGTCTAGATATTGTCCATAAAGATCAGAAGATATTAAACCAGGAATTGAACGAAAAGCAACGTATTTTATACGCCTATCAGAAGCAATTTAATGATGAGAATGAAGTTGATCATGATCTGATTTTGTcactaatagaaggtctatatCGTAGTCCCCACCCTGGTGCTATCATGGTATTTTTGCCAGGATACAATGATATAGTGCAACAAAGAGATCTTATTCAAAGTACACTTCCAGTTAACACATTTCGGATTTGCATTCTTCATGGTCAGATGGATTCAAACGATCAGATCGAAGCACTCCAAAGACATTTAGTCCGAAAAATAATACTATCTACAAACATTGGACAGACGTCAATAACAATACCAGATTTAGCCTACATTATTGATTCGGGAAAAGTTAAAATGAAAACACATGATTCAATCACGGAATCGTCTCAACTTCAGTCGGTATGGATATCAAAGGCAGACGCAAATCAACGGTCTGGACGTGCTGGTCGGACTCAGAATGGTGTTTGTTATCGATTATTTTCTACGGCAACATATGACTATATGCCAATGTTTAGTGTTCCCGAATTTATGCGAATTCCATTGACCGAAATTTGCTTGTACGCGAAGACGTTAGATCGTCAAAGCGATGTACAATCATATTTAGCTCGTTCTTTAAACCCTCCTTCAAACGTAAGTGTACAGAATGCTATTAGGAAACTCCAAATCTTAGAAGTTTTTGATGGAGATGAAAACGTGACGGAGTTAGGCAGACATCTAGTTGAAATTCCTCTGGATGTCCAGCTTGGCAAGTGCTTgatgtatggaatttttttaaaatgttttgattCTATATTGACTATTGTCGCTTATCACTCTGTAAAAGATCCTTTCATCTTACCAACAGACCGTGCAGCCCAAGGTCATGCTTCATTCCAACGTAAATCTTTTGCAGGGAAGACATTCAGTGATCAACTgggtattttgttattatataaatctTACTGCTCCGttcgcaacaataaaaaacgtgTTCGAGACTTCTGTAGCAAATACTTCCTGTCACACTCTGCTATGGAAACATTTTGCGCGACGCGGCGTCAAATAGCTGACCTATCAGCCCAAAAATTTCATATAGGCCAAGAAACATCTCTATTCAATGATGATTGGAATATTGTTCGTTGCTGTTTGGTTGCCGGCTTCTATCCTAATGTGGCAGTAATTGATCGTGAACATAAAACTCTAATGTCGGGGGCCGAGAAACGATTGCTTCTACAACGGACATCGGCATTGAACCCACCAGGTATGAAGAATTTTAAAGAATTCATTGATCAATTGCCATACGATTGGGTGGTGTTCTACGAAAAAACACGTGTTGGGAAAACTTGTTCCATAAACATGAACACTGTAGTTTCACCTATAGTAATTATTCTTCACTGTGGCAAAGACTGTTTACTGGATGAAGACATATCGGACAACTCTGAAGTTTCAGATAACGAAGAACTCCTTTTAGAGTCTACAGAAGTTGGttcagaaacaaaaataaacgaatTATTGAATAAAAGCGTAAAAGCACTTTCGTTATCAGAACCTACAGCAGTTAATAACCAAAGCGCTATAATGTCTTTAGATCATTGGATAAAATTTGAATTACCTACCAAAGACGCTAAAATGCTTTTACAACTACGAGTTCTAATAAAATCTCAATTTGAAGCATTCTTACGAAATGGTCATTGTATGCAAACATCAACTTCAGTTTATTGCATACAAAAACTTCTTCATAGCTTAGATAATATTTTCCCAACATAA